The region GGATCCCGACAATGACCAGGACGGTGTGCTGGATGCCGAGGACAAATGTCCAACAGCGCCAGGCGCAGTCGAGGACCAAGGATGTCCCAAGTCCGTGCGTATGGACGAAGAAAAGGGTCAGATCATCATCTTAGAGCGGGTGGAGTTTGCCACGGGCAAAGACCGCATCTTGAAGAAGAGCCATGCTCTGCTTCAGGAGGTCTACAACACCCTCAAGGTCAATCCGCAAATCAAGCGTTTGCGGGTAGAAGGCCACACCGATGATCGCGGTGCCGACAAGTTCAACATGAAACTGTCGAAAGGTCGTGCACGCAGCGTCATGACGTGGCTCATCCAGGCGGGCGCTGATCCCTCTAGGGTGGAGGCGTACGGCTGCGGCGAAGCACGTCCCATCGATACCAACAAGACCAAGGATGGACGTCAGGCCAACCGACGGGTGGAGTTCCACATCGTCGATCCGGCTCCATCGGCGGGAGCGAGGTCATCGGAGGGCTGCGAGCTGGTTGAGGATCTTAACTAGCGGCCAGGAGAGAAATACCAGCGCGGTGATCACGTATCCCGCGCTGGTATGAGAGCGGGGACGGGTTCGGGGGCCATGGCTTTCTCGGGCTCGTCCCTTGCTTTTTAAGGCGCACGATGGGAGCCATGTCCGAGGTTTTAAAGGTTCATGCGGCACACCGTCTCAAGGAGCCCTTCGTTGTCTATCGAGCGGCTGATTTTTTGGTGTTGAGCAAGCCGGCGGGCATGCTCAGCACCGGCGTTGATACGAGTGAGACCCTGTTAGATGCGGCGCATCGCCTGGATCCTGAGGCGGTTCAGTTGCATGCCACCTCGCGGTTAGACCGCCAAGTGAGCGGCCTCGTCACATTTGCCCGCACGGATCGGGGCAACCGGCATCTTCTTCTTGAGCGCGCCCAAGGCCGTTACGAGCGTCGCTATCTGGGATTGGTGCTGCGCTCGGACGCTGAGATTGCGCGTCACGGGCGCTGGACCTGGCCTATTGGTATCGACCCCAATCGCCCTAAGCAGCGGCGGACTTGGCAGGAGGGCGAGGCGCCCTTGCCGGGCCTTAAGCCCGCTGAGACGGGATACCAGATACGTGCCACGCACGCGTCGCTCAGCGTCCTCCTGCTCACGCCACACACGGGGCGCACCCATCAATTGAGGCTGCATGCGGCGGCTGCGGGGATGCCGCTATTGGGTGATGTCCCGTATGGCGGCAAGCGCGACGTTGTGCTGTGTGATGGACGCGTCGTAGGGGCAGCCCGGGTGATGCTGCACTGCATGCGCATCAGCTTTACCCTCAACGACGGCCGGGACCTTGTTCTCAGCCTCGGTATTCCCGACGACATGCAAGAGATATGGCGGAGCACGGGAGGCGAGCCGCTCACGGCGAACCTAGACTAAGACAGAGGCAACAGGAAGCTGCGGTAGATCGGAAGGCGGCTCGCTGTCGGAGGCAAGTAGGTGCTCCAGGCAATGAAGGATTTCGTCCTCGACATCACCGCCGCCGTGCGCGATGCGTTCTATGTTCCTCTGATACACAAACAAAAAGGACGGGCTTTGCGATTCTGAGGGTTCGTCTTGGCACCCATCCCAATGCACACCAGCTCGGGGATCCACGCCGCCGGTTACCACCTCGGCTCCGGGTAAGTCGGCGACGATCACCGCAACATCGACGATCTTGGCGCGCGCGCTTTCTTCGAGCCGCGCGAGCGCGGCATCGACGCGGGTGCGAAATGCTCCCGGCTCCAACGACCAAGGCCAACTCGGTGTGCGCTGGTCGGCCTCCCGTGCAGCCAGTAGCCAGATCAGCGATTCCTGGGTTTTTTGTTGGGCACGCAGAAAAAGGCCCCATACATAGAGCACATCTCCGTTGTTTTTTTCTCGTTCGAAGGCCGCCCGCAGAAGGGGTTCGGCCCCGATCAAGTCGCCGACTTCAAACTTGGCCCGGCCCACCATAAAGTCCAAACCTGCTCGCTCAAAAGGGCCGATGGGCAGCCCCCCAGCGACCCGGGAAGCGTGCTCGGCGTCTCCCCGATGCAATAGCGCATCGATCTTAAGTAGCATTGCTTCCGCGATTTCGTCCGACTCTCGAGCGATGTCAAGCGCGTCGTTGGCGAGTTCGATGGCTTCATCGAAGTCGTGAAGCGGGTGGATCAATACCTCAGCAGCGTTCAGTTTGGCCTCAATCAAGCTATCATCGAGGTCCATCGCATGCCGATAATGCTCAAGCGCGTCTTCGACCTCTCCTTGCGCGGCACGAATGTACCCGAGAAGATTATGGGCTTCTGCACACTGATCATCGAGTTCAAGGGTTTTCTGGGCGGAGGTCCATGCGCCCTCAAAGTCCCCGCGGCTGGCGAGATCCCAACCGCGGTCCAGATGTGCAGAGAGTTGATCCATGGAGGTATCGGAACGCTTTCATTCACGATATTGTGCAAGAGGTCAAGGCAATGCCATTGAGGCGTGAAAAACTGCCAGGAACACATATTGTTGGCCGAGGGGCGGAACATCTGCTCGCCGTGTGTGGCTTGCTGCACTTGGGCTGTCTCAGCGTGGCTCCTCCGAAAGATGCGCAGGGCTCCTGGGGTGCGCCATCAGAGGGTGCGTTGCTTGGGGGCACCGCATTACCCAACCAGGGTGCGGGCTACGTGCGGGCAAGGCCTGATGAGCCAACGCGCTTTGGCACCGAGCGCATGGTCAATGCATTAGAGCGAGCGGCGCGTATTGTGGCTGAGCATTTTGAAGGCACCTTCCCGCTCAAAATCGGTGATTTATCGAGCCAAGAGGGAGGAGCGCACCCTCGACATGGCAGTCACCGCTCGGGACGCGACGCGGATATCATATATTATATCACGGATGTGAAGGGACATCCGCATCGCGGTATGGGATGGCTCGCGTTTAACCGTTTTGGATTCGCACGCGAGCAAGGGGGACCCCAAGGGAAACAGGGCAGCGGAAAGACTTTTTTCTTTGATGAGGCGCGAAACTGGCACCTGGTTCGCACTTTGCTGAGTGACCCGAGCATCGACGTGCAGTGGATCTTTTGTTCCTACGGGATAAAAGCGCGGTTGCTCAGCTATGCCGCCATTCACGAACCAGATGCTGGGATTCTGTTTCGTGCTGCCTGGATTCTGCACCGGCCCACCAACGCGCGATCCCACAGCGATCATTTTCACGTGCGAATTATGTGTTCCATTGAAGAGCACGCCTCGGGTTGCCTGGATACGGCTCCGGTATGGCCATGGCTAAGGCACAGAGATGATCTGCGGAACTGGCAGGCCGATCCCGTTTTTGGAGACCAAGAACTCATCAGCGAGCTCATGCGCGATACCTCCCAGCGCTAAGATTCCACTTTTCTTATGAGGGATTGCTCACACGGGCGCTGCTTGGCAGGGGCGGTGCGCTCGTGTGTACGACGTCGCAAGGATCCTCCGCCGCTACAGGATATTGTGCTAGGTGGACTTGAGCAAGCAATCGCAGAGTTCTGCCACCTGATCTAAGGAATGCGCGTCCGGTAGCCGTAACCAATCTCGGCTTTTGTCGAAAAGTGCATGCGCCTGTTGTTGGCTAGAAGTGTCCGATCGCCACAAGAGCACATGCGCGTGCTCGGGAAGCTCAGGGCCTAAGGCGGCGATGGTTGTGATGCTGATGGCAGGCATGTGACCATCAACAATGACGACGAGGGGACGATCTCTGGCATTATGAATCTCTTCCATCAGTGAAAAGAGATCGTCGATGGCCTGCACGCTCGCGACTCCGTCAAGACGTGCTGCAAGCTGTTGAGAACTCGTCACATCGGTGGTCGCAATAAATACCGCAGGCGGCAGGTCGTGCGAAGCGGGGATGGTTTGTCTCGCCGTCCGCGTCTTCAACATGCGGTCCGAGTCGTTCGACTTGCGCTTGACGGGGCCTGAAGAGCCCGAGGTCCCCGTGGGGGGGAGGGAGAGCTCGCTGATGCGACGAATCTCGCTGCTGCCGTCGGCAAAGTCATTTTGAATTCCCAGGAGCCGATGCACTTCCTCGATCGCCAGCAATGCGGTTTTTCTTCCCACGACTTCTTCGAGTGTCGTCCGAAGAGCTTTCCTCACAAACGCCAGGAGGGCAGTTTGTTTTCCGGGCGGCTCCGAAAGTCCCGCTACTTGTAGTGCGGTGGCGATAACCTCATCGCGTACCTCAGGCGCAACCACACTATCCAGCGCCTCTTGAAGTGCCTGTGCATAGAGTTGGGTGTTGGGTCGTTGATCGTCCGGCAACAAGCCTCCTGCCGTTGGAGAAGCCTTCAATCTAGCCCGATCGTTTGCAATTCTGCAAGTAGGGGTCCCAGTGTAGTATGGAGGCAGTATGCGAGTAATAGGGGTTGATGAAAACGGTCTTGGGCCGCGATTAGGACCGTTGGTGGCATCCCTCGTGGCGATTGACATACGCGTCTATCAGCCCCAACGTCTCTTTCGCCTAGGCCGTGCACTCGGCATCGACGACAGCAAGCGCGTTGCGAGCTTTGGCCATATGGCGCACGTCGAAGGGCTTGCGCTGGCAATGCTTGAAGCGCTTTCGGGTGAGGTTCCTAAGACGTCCGACGATCTCATCCGACTTGTTAGTTTGGAGCCTATCGAACACCTACAAGCGCCCTGTCCGAGAGCGTCATTCACGCAGTGTTGGCATACTGACGACAAGGTCTTTCTGCCTGCCTTTGGCGGACACACAGATGAAGGGCGAGCAATAGTGCGGGCGCTTTCTCAGGCTGGCGTGATGCTTAGAAGCTGGCGCTCTGCGATTGCTTGCGCAGGGGTATTAAACGGTGAAGCGAAACGGGGACGGAATCGACTCCAGGTTAATCTCGGGTTATTCGAACGGCTGGTGCGCCATGCACGAAAGGAGAGCGCAAGCGACATTCAGGCCATTTGCGGCATGGTCGGCGGCATCCGGAGCTATGCGGACTATGTGGAATTTTTCGCTAAAGAGGATCTCTGTCCATTGCCAACGGGTGCGGGGACGCGCCGCTATCGCATCGAAGGATTTGGTGAGCTGCGTTTTGCCGTGGGTGCGGACGGCCATCATTTGCCGGTGGCGTTGGCTTCGATGGTGGGTAAGTACGTTCGCGAGCTTTGCATGTTGCGTGCGCACCATTTCTACGCCCGGGGTGATCGAGAGCTTCAAAAGGTGAGCGGCTATCACGACCCCCTCACCGCCCGGTTTGTACGACGCACCGCCAAGCTACGGAGACAGTTAGGGATTGCGCCCGAGTGCTTTGAACGCTAACGTCGAGGACTAGGTACGATGCCAAACCACAAAAACACATTGCGGGTGGTGGTGCTGAGCAGTTCCGACGACAGCAATGAGCGGCTCATTGCCGAGGCCATTGCAGATGCAATGCTTGTGGGTAACCCCAAAGGTGGGCCAGGCAGTGCTGTGGCGGCAGCGCCGCAATCGCTTGCCGAAGGGATCCTGCTCGAAGCCGACGCCGCTCTTGTGCTCGATGCGCCTTCACTCAGGCAGGCGCTTGAGGCTGGGGTAGCCATGTGCGCGGTGGTATTGCCCTCCTTCGATGTCATGTGGCCAGGTAGCCTTTCAGAGGCGGACTGTGTGTACGTGGTTCATGAAACACTCATCCCAGAAGTGTTGAACCGCGGCGCGAAAAAGGAGCACGTACACGTGATAGGTCCTATCGCGCCCAAACGCTTCAGCCACGTGAAAGACGATGTGCGCAGCGCGAGGGAAGCCGAGTTTGGCTTGGTAGAGACAACGCCGATTGTGCTGGTCCCCACCTCCGGCCTCGATGCGATGGATCTCGGTATGGCGTTGACGCAGCTTGCCCAGGTCAAGAGCAACGTGCAGTTTCTCTTCGATGTCGATGACGATGTGCAGGCAGCAGAAGCGCTTCGGCGGGAGGTGCCCGGGCGGGGCATTCAGGGAAGAATGTTCGCGGATCGGGGTCGCGCGCCGGAATATTGGCAGCTGGCCCAAGTCGTGATGACCCGTCCTCGATCGACTGATGTGCTCAAGGCCCTGGCCGTCGGAGCCGGCCTGGTGCTCCCGAAGCCAGGTCGCGGGGACGGGCAAGCCGCAAAATTGCTGTGCGAGATCGGAGTCGCGCACGCGGTAAATCAGGACATGGCGATCGCAAGCACCATCGAGACCGCGATCGCTCCCGCTGCCATAGAACGCACACGCCGTCACATTGAGGCCCTGGATATGCAGAGTGGTGCCCGCCGACTCGCCGAACACATTCGTCTCCGTTGGGACGGGGGCTTTGGTAAAGCAGCATCGTCACAACGGCCGCGAGGCTTACCCAAAGGACTTGAAGCGCTGTGAGCCTAGCGAGGGGCCGCATCCGTTATTTGCCCGGCAGTCCACGCCAGCAGTTTTTGCGGTGGATCAGTGGCTGGGCTTTTTTGCATGCTGTCGTGCGCTTGCTAGGCAGGGTGTTGGGTTATCGACATGAGGTAGTCTTGTCTGTCAGCGAGAACAGTTTGCTAACACGCCACCGAAAGTTCTTGCTGGGAAGCGTCCTTTCTGAGCGCGAGTGCGACTACGCGCTTGATAAGGTAGTGATGCTGAGCGAGTTTAGGCGTTTTTCTAGGATTTTTCTGATCCTTGGAGCTGCGATAGCCGCGCTTGGAATTTTCTTAGGCGGCCGATCCATGCTCGAGTCTGCACGGGCTGCCGATGCAACCCTGTTGATGGCAGCGGCAGCAGTCTTTGGCCTGGGAGTCGCAGCAGACTTCGTGCTCCAGCTCATCACGTTGGGGGGTGATGCTTGTCTCGGACTTGAGGTTTATCTCGAAGACGCGCCATCATTGTGCATCGTCGGATTAACGGCCGAAGAGATTGCCTCTTTGCGCAAGGCCATCCGATCCCGCCCTAAGAGGGCGCCTGTAACAGGCTAGACTTTGCGGCTGCGGCGCAGCTCGGCCAGGACGGTTTGTAGCCCGCGCTTCTCTATATTGCGAATGCCCGACGTGCTGATCCTTAGGGTGATCCAACGGTGCTCGGTCGGGTGCCAGAACCGCTTGGTCTGCAGATTCGGAAGCAGGCGCCGCGGCGTCTTGATGTTAGAATGCGACACGCGGTTACCGCGTACGGGCTTTTTTCCGGTGACCTGACATTGACGTGCCACATTGCCTCCTAAGATGCGGGCCGCATTATACGCTTCCCGCGGGTAATTGCAATCCTATCCAAATACAAAAGCGGACACGGGAGGGCTTTGTGCATCAACAGCCGCCCCATGCCCGCCATTTTTCAGGAGCCTCGTTCGCTCAGCGACGCTGAGCGTTTATTCGTGGTCGTGCTCGGGGGCGGGCTTGGCTTCGGCTACCTTGGCGGGCGCTTCCATAGCGCTGCTTTGGGCGGCGGATGGGGTGGCTGAATTAGCCGCCTGTTGCTGTTTGAGCACCTCGATCATGTTCCTGAGCTCTTCCGTTTCTGCGGTGGATTGCCTGCCTATGGCGTCGATACGGGCCCGAACAGCTTCCCCTTCGGTGGCAATATTCTCAGCAAGCATGTAGGTGGCGCCTAGAAGCACCGCGACGACCGCAAAGAAAATCACGAGGCCAATCGGATCGGTACGTTTGACACTGCGAACCTGTTCATTCATGACATTAGCTCCTGGTACGGGGTGGATACGACGTCGGCGCAGGCTAACCCGCCTCCTAGAAACGAACAAGTTTACAGATTTCCTCCGCCGGGGCTTTTGACGGCGCGCACCCTACGGCGTAACTTCCGGCCATGCCAAGTCCATTTTTGCGCTGGGGGCTGATATTTGCAGGGCTTTCTTTTGTAGTTTTCGTCGTCTTGAAGGTTTGGGCGCCCCTTCGGATATCCTCTAGAAAAAATCGACCCGCCCGGCAGAAAATTCTAGAGGCCAAGCAGCGAGCCGCCCTTGCGACCGAGCCGGCCGCCAAGGCGCTCGCCTTCCGGGAAGCGGCGGCCATTGCACTCGAAGAGTTGCGAAATCCGGCCTTGGCCAGCAGCCTTGCTCGGCGGGCCGAGCGGGCCTTCCCCGAGGACGTCGTGGCCCTTGAGTTGGTATCTCGCAGTATGCGCCTCGGTGCGCGTTTTGGCGCCCTCGAGCGGTTCTTATGGAAGCGGCTCGGGGAGGATCCGCACACGACGGGCGACGTGGCCTACCGCTGGGCGTTTGAAGAATTGGTGGCGCTCTATGAGGGGCCAATGAAGCGCAGGGACCGCGCGCGCGCGCTACGTCGTTTGACGGGAACGAGGCTTTCTCTTTGACTGCGAATCGGCGGGCAATTTAGCCCATGCGGGGACGGCGGGCTCGGGACGCGTATACACCAGATACATGAGCCATACAGACACGAGAAAGAGCCCGATCGATGCCCATTGCCCGGGCGTCAAGTCCAAGTAGCGGATATCGCCGCGCCCGGGCGCCTGCTCAGGCCGAAGCCGCAGGAAATCTAGAAAAAAGCGCACCGGCGCGTACATCATCGGTAGAAGTGCAAAATAAAATCCGGTCGGTCGAGGCTTCCGATCGAGCCAGGTAAACACTCCTACGGTAGCTATCGCCCAGAGTGCTTCGTACAAGCCCAGGTCGTGGCGCGGTTCGAAGGGCGGCTCACCCACCTGATAGTTGTCTACCGCTAAGAAGAAGGTGGTCACGGTTCCAGGGTGATCGTGCGCCGTGAAACATCCTAAGCGTCCAAACACCCACCCAAACAGAAAACCGTAAGCGAGAATTTCGCCCATGAGCATCATGGACATTTTTCGTTTGCGGCACCAAAGCCACAGTCCCAAAACCCCTCCCAGAAACCCCCCATAAGACGACAGACCTTGCCAAAACTTCACGAGCAGCCAGGGGTCTTCGGCGATACGCTGCGGATGATATAAAATCACATCCAAAACATGCGCGAGAAGAAACCCCAAGATTACTACCCAAGAGACAGCGTCCGAAGTTACGGCGGGCGAGATGCCCGCTTTTTCCGCGCGCCAATCGGCAATCTTGGCTCCTACGAGTACCCCGGTGGCCACCAAGATCCCGAAGGCATGTATGGGGAGTTTATGGCCTGTCGGAAGCGGTATGTTCCAGGGGCCGATTTCAATCCAAGGAATGTAAAGGGCAAGCACGGCGGCAAGCCTAGACGAGGTTGGGAGACATTTCCACTGTCCCGTGCTTTTGTTCGAGCATGACCGGTGAAGGAGGCTCCCCAGATGCCCCAGCAGAAAAGGCACGCAGGAAAGCCATTCATGCGCGGTTGAAGTTCATGCTGCCGCACCCCCGGTGCGAACTCGATTTCGACTCTCCCTGGCAGTTGCTCGTCGCCACCATTCTGGCCGCGCAAAGCACCGATAAAGGCGTGAACAAGGTGACGCCCGAGCTCTTTCGAAGGTGGCCGACGCCCGCCAAACTGGCTCGAGCGCCAAAGCCCGCAGTCGAGGTGGTGATTCGTCCTACCGGTTTTTACCGCAACAAGGCCAAGGCCATCTGTGGGGCGGCGCGTGTGGTGACAGAGAAGTATGGCGGTGAGGTGCCAAAGGATATGGCGGCGCTTTGCACCTTGCCAGGGGTCGCACGAAAGACCGCCAATGTGGTGCTTGGAACAGCGTTTGGCATTAACGCGGGCATGGCGATTGATACCCATGCCAGCCGTGTTGCCAAACGCCTCGCACTCACTCAAAAAGACGATCCCGTCAAAATAGAAATGGAGCTATGCAGCCAGTTTCCCAAACGTGTCTGGACCGCGCTCGGTCACCGGCTCGTATTGCACGGTCGCTATGTGTGCTTGGCGCGGCGGCCGAAGTGCGCCGAATGTCCCATCAACGAGTTATGTCCCTCAGCACTTAGTGCTCCAGAACTCGCATGGCGGACTCGCGCCAGGGCTGCAGAAAAGACAATGCTCGAACAGCACCGGCCCACACGCCCCACGCATTGAAAAACCTGCCAGGGCGATCTATAGCGCGAGCACCAAACAAGGACGTGACAGATGCCAACGCTTACCCAACTGCATGCACGGGAAATCCTCGACTCACGCGGCAACCCAACGATTGAAGTTGAGGCCCACCTTAGCAGCGGCCACGGTGCCTCCGCGGCCGTTCCCTCGGGGGCCTCTACGGGAGAGCACGAGGCGGTAGAGCTGCGTGATGCCGATCCCCAGCGTTACATGGGCAAAGGAGTGCTTGGCGCCGTCAAAAATGTGAACACCACGCTCAATGATGCGCTAAGAGGCATGCCAGCGGACGACCAGCGCGCGATCGACACGGCGATGATCGAGCTTGATGGCACGCCCAATAAGCGCAAGCTCGGCGCAAATGCTATCCTGGGTGTCTCCATGGCCGTCGCGCGGGCTGCCGCGGGCGCTCAAGATAAGGCGCTCTGGGAATATCTGGGTGGCGATGCCGAGCCGCTCTTGCCCGCGCCCATGATGAACATCATCAACGGTGGCGTGCATGCCGATAGCGGGCTTGAAGTGCAGGAGTTCATGATCATGCCTGTGGGGGCTCCGAGCTTTAAAGAGGCCTTGCGCGCGGGCGCCGAAACTTTCCACTGTCTAAAGGCCTTGCTTCGGACGAAAGACCTTGCAACCAGTGTGGGCGACGAAGGCGGGTTTGCTCCGCGCTTGAAGAACAACGCCCAGGCCCTTGAAGTGATCTCAGAGGCGGTCGCTATGGCGGGATACGCGCTCGGCAAAGACATGGGCCTTGCACTCGATTGCGCTGCAAGTGAGTTTTACGATGCCAAGTCCCGCACCTACCGGTTTGACGGCAAAGCGCGCGACGTGGGCGAGCTGGTGGACATCTATGCTGGCTTGGTCAAGGATTTTCCCATCCTCTCCATCGAAGACGGATGCTCAGAGGACGATTGGGAGGGCTGGAAAACATTAACTGAGAGGCTGGGAAACGACATACAGCTCGTGGGCGACGACTTGTTCGTCACCAACGTAGCCCGGCTAAGGCAGGGCATCGACCGCGGCATAGGCAACTCCGTGCTCATCAAGGTCAATCAAATCGGGACGGTGACAGAGACGCTCGATACCATGTCACTCGCTACGACCCATCAGTATAGCAATGTGATTTCGCACCGAAGCGGCGAAACCGAGGATACGTTCATCGCTGATTTGGCGGTAGGCACAGGAGCGGGGCAAATAAAGACCGGATCGCTGTCAAGGTCGGAACGCGTCGCCAAATACAACCGACTGCTGCGGATTGAAGAAGCGCTTGGGGCATCCGTCCG is a window of Myxococcales bacterium DNA encoding:
- a CDS encoding OmpA family protein — its product is DPDNDQDGVLDAEDKCPTAPGAVEDQGCPKSVRMDEEKGQIIILERVEFATGKDRILKKSHALLQEVYNTLKVNPQIKRLRVEGHTDDRGADKFNMKLSKGRARSVMTWLIQAGADPSRVEAYGCGEARPIDTNKTKDGRQANRRVEFHIVDPAPSAGARSSEGCELVEDLN
- a CDS encoding RNA pseudouridine synthase, which codes for MSEVLKVHAAHRLKEPFVVYRAADFLVLSKPAGMLSTGVDTSETLLDAAHRLDPEAVQLHATSRLDRQVSGLVTFARTDRGNRHLLLERAQGRYERRYLGLVLRSDAEIARHGRWTWPIGIDPNRPKQRRTWQEGEAPLPGLKPAETGYQIRATHASLSVLLLTPHTGRTHQLRLHAAAAGMPLLGDVPYGGKRDVVLCDGRVVGAARVMLHCMRISFTLNDGRDLVLSLGIPDDMQEIWRSTGGEPLTANLD
- a CDS encoding tetratricopeptide repeat protein, whose amino-acid sequence is MDQLSAHLDRGWDLASRGDFEGAWTSAQKTLELDDQCAEAHNLLGYIRAAQGEVEDALEHYRHAMDLDDSLIEAKLNAAEVLIHPLHDFDEAIELANDALDIARESDEIAEAMLLKIDALLHRGDAEHASRVAGGLPIGPFERAGLDFMVGRAKFEVGDLIGAEPLLRAAFEREKNNGDVLYVWGLFLRAQQKTQESLIWLLAAREADQRTPSWPWSLEPGAFRTRVDAALARLEESARAKIVDVAVIVADLPGAEVVTGGVDPRAGVHWDGCQDEPSESQSPSFLFVYQRNIERIAHGGGDVEDEILHCLEHLLASDSEPPSDLPQLPVASVLV
- a CDS encoding penicillin-insensitive murein endopeptidase; this translates as MPLRREKLPGTHIVGRGAEHLLAVCGLLHLGCLSVAPPKDAQGSWGAPSEGALLGGTALPNQGAGYVRARPDEPTRFGTERMVNALERAARIVAEHFEGTFPLKIGDLSSQEGGAHPRHGSHRSGRDADIIYYITDVKGHPHRGMGWLAFNRFGFAREQGGPQGKQGSGKTFFFDEARNWHLVRTLLSDPSIDVQWIFCSYGIKARLLSYAAIHEPDAGILFRAAWILHRPTNARSHSDHFHVRIMCSIEEHASGCLDTAPVWPWLRHRDDLRNWQADPVFGDQELISELMRDTSQR
- the rpmB gene encoding 50S ribosomal protein L28, whose product is MARQCQVTGKKPVRGNRVSHSNIKTPRRLLPNLQTKRFWHPTEHRWITLRISTSGIRNIEKRGLQTVLAELRRSRKV
- a CDS encoding prolipoprotein diacylglyceryl transferase; this translates as MLALYIPWIEIGPWNIPLPTGHKLPIHAFGILVATGVLVGAKIADWRAEKAGISPAVTSDAVSWVVILGFLLAHVLDVILYHPQRIAEDPWLLVKFWQGLSSYGGFLGGVLGLWLWCRKRKMSMMLMGEILAYGFLFGWVFGRLGCFTAHDHPGTVTTFFLAVDNYQVGEPPFEPRHDLGLYEALWAIATVGVFTWLDRKPRPTGFYFALLPMMYAPVRFFLDFLRLRPEQAPGRGDIRYLDLTPGQWASIGLFLVSVWLMYLVYTRPEPAVPAWAKLPADSQSKRKPRSRQTT
- the nth gene encoding endonuclease III; the protein is MTGEGGSPDAPAEKARRKAIHARLKFMLPHPRCELDFDSPWQLLVATILAAQSTDKGVNKVTPELFRRWPTPAKLARAPKPAVEVVIRPTGFYRNKAKAICGAARVVTEKYGGEVPKDMAALCTLPGVARKTANVVLGTAFGINAGMAIDTHASRVAKRLALTQKDDPVKIEMELCSQFPKRVWTALGHRLVLHGRYVCLARRPKCAECPINELCPSALSAPELAWRTRARAAEKTMLEQHRPTRPTH
- the eno gene encoding phosphopyruvate hydratase; protein product: MPTLTQLHAREILDSRGNPTIEVEAHLSSGHGASAAVPSGASTGEHEAVELRDADPQRYMGKGVLGAVKNVNTTLNDALRGMPADDQRAIDTAMIELDGTPNKRKLGANAILGVSMAVARAAAGAQDKALWEYLGGDAEPLLPAPMMNIINGGVHADSGLEVQEFMIMPVGAPSFKEALRAGAETFHCLKALLRTKDLATSVGDEGGFAPRLKNNAQALEVISEAVAMAGYALGKDMGLALDCAASEFYDAKSRTYRFDGKARDVGELVDIYAGLVKDFPILSIEDGCSEDDWEGWKTLTERLGNDIQLVGDDLFVTNVARLRQGIDRGIGNSVLIKVNQIGTVTETLDTMSLATTHQYSNVISHRSGETEDTFIADLAVGTGAGQIKTGSLSRSERVAKYNRLLRIEEALGASVRYAGRSRLAPGRTRSS